The genomic window tgtgtaaagcaatgattggagggatcttattataaaagccatggaaacaagaactaagacacatgcatgtcatcctgtattcctgtgggctgtaggccctgtgttattaaaggacctttactttttatcttaccctacactaacgtggctcgaagtcctgtttttggggggaagggtcattcacggcatcagtgAGAACAGATGTATATATATGACAAATTCAGTACTTTGAGCACTTAAAGCAGGCAGAAGCTGCCTGCTGTACCTCAAATGTGGGTTCTAGCTCAGCAACagacaaaatgaaaatcagAGCAAAAGGCATCCACTTCCTTCCCAAACAGTTGCCTATTAACAACACACTCATCTAAATTCTTTGCACTAAGTCTCAGTCCCAAATTATTAAGACTACAAGTATCAGTCATTGCAAAGTAATCTCAAGGGCATGACTGTTTCACTTCAAAACAATTAGTGTTCCCCTTTTCACAGGAGTGGAGACTGTAATCTATAAATCACAGGCTGGTCATATGGTTACCTAAAGGAAAGTGGCTCACCTGAAGAAGGTTCATGGGTCAAATCTATCTGTCTCACACCTCAAGAAACTAGCATTGGATGTCCAAACAGAGGAGATGGGCTGGGAAGCTAATGCTGTGCTTTCTCACACAGAACTAGGTTATCCCTGGCAGGGTGCTAGCAGCAACCCATGCCTGGTTTGGACAACAGAAGAGGatcagttttttccttttactctgtacttttttttccatagccTAACTCGAATTTTCCTAAGTAGCTAATACAGGAGTCCAATGCTCATACAGAAACTTTCTGGTCTGCCCCACCTCCAGTCAGTGCAATTGTCTCCATTTGACATAAAGACCTAGGGCCATGTTGTTGATGCACATTTACTCTGCCTAGAGTCTGtgggagaaaataaatagttttctGTGTTCTGATTTTGTACCAGTTTCTTTTAGCTGAGCTTGACATTGACAAAGGCCAGAGAATCTCCATCAAAGATGAGGAGCTCGCTTCACTGAGGAAAGCAGCCGAGTTCGACACCATCTGCAATGAGATTATCCCCAAGAGCATCACAGAGATCCGCAGGCTGAGTAGCAGGCTGTCTTCCTACCCAAGGGTCCTCAAGAAAGAAGACTTTGAAAGGACAGTGCTGACGATGGTCTACACAGCCTACAGAGCTGCTCAATCCCAGGGGCACCAGAAAGACACTTGGGCTGAATCCTTTGTCAATCTTTACAGAGCCCTGAAGCATGACTTGATGTTCCCACACAAGAAACAGCCATCATAGCAGGAGACTAGATGCAATAGAAACTCAGCCACCTTTTCTGGTTGATAATGGACACATGTAGCACGTCCACCACTTTATTCTGTAAAGAGTTTAATAGCCCGCTTTGTGAAAGATTATTTGTTTTCTAGCTCCCTCTTGTGGCATCCACTTTATAGTTCCATTTTAAATAGTGAAAAATGTCCAGTCTTGAGAAATCCATTTTTATGCTGGCTTGGAGGCACATTCAGGGACAAGAAAAGAAGGGAGTCTGGTGTACACTCATACAAACCCTTGATTCATCCTTTGCATTTCCTATAAATAATACATAAGTAAACTATGCTTATGCTCACATGCCTATGAGTAAGTGCTAGAGAGTTACTTTCCTAGCCAGGGAAAGGAGTTCATGTTCTGACTGTCTAGCAAAAGAATATTATAAAGAGATGCAAAGGTTCTCTGTAAAAGGAAGATGTTTTCTAACTGTCAGTCTTCAGAAATTATGGCATATAATATTAGTTccaaatgttcttttaaataagCACTCTCTGATTCACTTCATTTGGCTGAGGCAGTTTTTAATTGCAATAACATTTGCAGAACACAAAGGGCATTGTGAACCCCAGCAGCAAACAATGCCTGTGGACATATTCCCTGCTTCCTAGAGCTGCCCTCCCAAAGAGTCTGCAATGATTCTTTCATTATTTGCACATGactttgcttttgctgcttgtattttttgaaagaaacatgtatttttctgcAGTGGTATCAAAGGCAAGACAAAGGCcctatttaatttaataatgGCAGATTTTTCCTGGTTCTGTCAATGGAACGTAGGTCATCTAAACCCATGCTTCAGAATCCCCCTGAGGCAAGGGAGGAAGGTGCATTAAAACATACTTGGTGCTGAAATTAGCACTTTGgccctttttttttatagtaAATTGCATATTCATTTGAGTATccgtgtgtgtgtatgtctgtgtatgttcatgcatgtgtgtgcacataaGTGCTGAGTACATAGAAGAATCCTAAATTGTTCAGTCGGGGAAAAATTGCATCTGATCACTTAGCAGAAAAGTCTATTTACCAATTCAGTGGTGCGAATTATGAATTTGggagcagcaaaagcaaaaattgGAGAAATAGTGCAACTGGTTATAATAAACCTCCAAACAAATCATGAGCAGAAAACAGACACAAGAAGATAGATGTCAGATAGATGGCTAGCTAACAAAATCCAAATGCTTCTAAATCAAATTCCCTGGGTTTTGTGCACAGTTGATAAAAACCGTTTTCCTATTGATATTAGTGGCAATTATACTTCCAGACCTTGGGATAACAGCCGAACATTTATAACATCCATTCATACCATACTTGTTTATCTCTATATTGGCATAATATCTTAAGGATATAGGCCAAATCACAAATCCCTGAGATGGTAGAAGTGACCTGGGCATTCCAGCCCAAGTTATGAATCATGTTTAACTGTTTAACTGCTTTTGCATCACTTGAGCAAAAGGAATTAATTCTTATGTATCCTTTAACAAGGATACTCCAAGGAGTGGAGCTGAAAAAATCCATCCAGCACTACCTTGTTGCAGCAAACAGCAAGTAGCACAAGCAGTCAGAGCACACTGTGTTTGGCAGTCGCCTGTGAGAATGTGGAACCACAGCAGCCTTAGGAGCAGTCTGGCCATGGCATTAGCAGCTGGACAAAGGACTTATACAAGACAAAGTCAGTCTTGTTTCTCCCAGGAGTTTCTGTATTTGTATGTTTGAGTGTGCATGTCTACATTTAGACACACATACTTGAAGGTGCACTTTTATACCTGAAGAGTTTTGTTGCCCATCTTCAAGGCCTGTCTGGCATATGGCAAAGGAAACCAAAAACCTCAGCCACAAAGCTGTGGACCACAAATATCTCCATCTCCTCTACTTGCACAGAGTGCTCAGCTTCCACAAAGCAGCCTTACACTGCAGTCCTCGTGCCCTTTGAGCCCTCAGCTTTAAAAGCAATGTTTTCCTTCCTGACCATGCTTTATAAGTACATGGAGGGGAAATGCAACAGACTGTGCTACTGCCTTTCCACCTCTGCTTCTTGACTCCCTGAAGCACCACTTGCCAGAAGAGCCTGCAACTAGGGCAATTTATAAATCCCTTGCAGCCAGTTACTCCAAGTCTGCAAAAATAACAAGAAGGAGGACTAAAGCAACTATTAATTGCTAGCAGTCACCATTCAGAGGAATGAATGCTGACCATACCCAGCCATGCTCCTCAGCACACGACAGGACAGTCTGGCAGTCAGAGGTTACTCATCATAAAATatctaatagaaaaaaattacagatatttttaatatcttgtATTTCCCTGTGGCATACATACCTTTCTGTACCTTACAAATTGGTAATTGGAACCTTTATCTCCTCAACAGAATAGAAAGGGTTTATGAGTTTATTTCCCTCATCTCTATACTGTTTGTAATGTAAGAAAAAGATTTATTCCTTGGGAATGTGCTTGGACTGCCCAGGTTAATTTAACAGAGACTCTCaatataattataaaaatattctatgTAAAATACTTGTCTTTGTATTCCATTGATTTCAGCAGCAGATTTACTATTTGGCAACTTCAGCTTGAGTAATTGCTC from Pithys albifrons albifrons isolate INPA30051 chromosome 3, PitAlb_v1, whole genome shotgun sequence includes these protein-coding regions:
- the FAM180A gene encoding protein FAM180A, producing MLWKTLLLLLFYYSAHATVTHRWSRAMLFPAAQRVKRSSAAFFNPVLQNSLEDVVLLYEFLLAELDIDKGQRISIKDEELASLRKAAEFDTICNEIIPKSITEIRRLSSRLSSYPRVLKKEDFERTVLTMVYTAYRAAQSQGHQKDTWAESFVNLYRALKHDLMFPHKKQPS